A region of Jonquetella anthropi DSM 22815 DNA encodes the following proteins:
- a CDS encoding DEAD/DEAH box helicase — protein sequence MEITEKENNKEFYPWQLDAWRALDGKSGVLSSPTGSGKTRVAYLWAGLMDGTGGVHQPPAGSRVVFTAPIKALSNERYLELTDLGFDVGIETGDFKKNAGATVICCTQEIYALKYARLPDQKLIIDEFHYIFDESERSRAYIDGIRHTHPDVPILVMSATFGKPETIVSYLERTADRPFALYVNSWRATELTWLDYGVSPREIHDALVFVFSMRGTGQIADLIADSRLDFDPRRKARLRDLAWILDVPTIRRCMYKGVGVYHGSLLPKEKLLVERAYRERILDVVVGTDALALGVNLPAETVVFGQLVKYHDRRPLTKTAFLQMSGRAGRKGLFEQGYVTWLDDSPAESRGVRTGEIFRALCNLPVETPQVILQPNYGAILKRRSTPSNEAEIVAQGSLPQMRYEAVLQTIRATLQTIDEEALIRSPENPEAFKGLLADIWYSEMDAVQNLAMAELFLKGTGDQSSGYRHPNGLAAAEVLLPQERNMLQALLRVKRFNNSLPDQYKLNGMDAVEDAIVSIDPTVFGFEDKIAEMNETETELPQVAVRLTKTVRPKKTSRRRRKAAPEANRAPGEEKVEKKSKKRRPKRRQNRKKKPTGGR from the coding sequence ATGGAAATCACTGAAAAAGAAAACAACAAAGAGTTCTACCCGTGGCAGCTTGACGCGTGGCGAGCCTTGGACGGCAAAAGCGGTGTCCTCTCGTCGCCCACCGGGTCCGGGAAAACTCGCGTCGCCTACCTGTGGGCCGGCCTCATGGACGGAACAGGCGGCGTCCACCAGCCGCCGGCCGGCTCGCGCGTCGTCTTCACCGCGCCGATCAAAGCCCTCAGCAACGAACGGTATCTTGAACTGACCGACCTCGGCTTTGACGTCGGCATTGAAACGGGAGACTTCAAAAAGAACGCCGGAGCCACAGTCATATGCTGCACCCAAGAGATATACGCCCTCAAGTACGCCCGCCTTCCCGACCAAAAGCTGATCATCGACGAGTTTCACTACATCTTTGACGAAAGCGAGCGCAGCCGCGCCTACATCGACGGCATACGGCACACCCACCCGGACGTCCCTATCCTCGTCATGTCGGCCACCTTCGGCAAGCCGGAGACGATCGTCTCGTACTTAGAGCGTACCGCTGACCGCCCCTTCGCCCTCTACGTCAACAGCTGGCGGGCCACCGAGCTCACGTGGCTTGACTACGGCGTCAGCCCGAGAGAAATACACGACGCCCTTGTCTTCGTCTTCTCCATGCGTGGCACAGGACAAATAGCCGACCTCATCGCCGACTCTCGGCTTGACTTCGACCCGCGCCGAAAAGCCCGGCTGCGCGACCTCGCGTGGATCCTCGACGTTCCCACCATCAGACGGTGCATGTACAAAGGCGTCGGCGTGTATCACGGCTCGCTGCTCCCAAAAGAAAAACTTCTCGTCGAACGAGCGTATCGGGAACGGATCCTCGACGTCGTCGTTGGCACCGACGCCCTCGCGCTCGGCGTCAACCTCCCGGCAGAAACTGTCGTCTTCGGCCAACTCGTCAAGTACCACGACCGCCGGCCACTCACCAAAACGGCGTTCCTTCAAATGTCCGGCCGCGCCGGCCGCAAAGGCCTGTTTGAACAGGGCTACGTCACGTGGCTCGACGACTCGCCGGCCGAATCGCGCGGCGTTCGGACAGGAGAAATCTTCCGCGCGCTCTGCAACCTGCCGGTCGAAACCCCGCAGGTCATCCTTCAGCCCAACTACGGCGCGATACTCAAACGGCGGAGCACCCCGAGCAACGAAGCCGAAATCGTAGCCCAAGGCTCACTGCCTCAGATGAGGTATGAGGCGGTCCTGCAGACCATACGGGCCACGCTCCAAACAATAGACGAAGAAGCCCTCATACGATCGCCCGAAAACCCGGAAGCCTTCAAAGGACTGCTCGCCGACATCTGGTACAGCGAAATGGACGCCGTCCAGAACCTCGCCATGGCGGAACTCTTCCTCAAAGGAACCGGCGATCAGAGCTCCGGCTACCGGCACCCAAACGGACTTGCCGCCGCGGAAGTCCTTCTGCCGCAGGAGCGGAACATGCTGCAGGCCCTTCTACGGGTCAAACGGTTCAACAACTCCCTGCCTGACCAGTACAAGCTCAACGGCATGGACGCGGTAGAAGACGCCATCGTCTCCATAGACCCCACAGTCTTCGGCTTTGAAGACAAAATTGCCGAAATGAACGAAACGGAAACTGAGCTGCCGCAAGTCGCCGTCAGGCTCACGAAGACCGTTCGGCCTAAAAAAACGTCCCGCCGCCGGCGAAAAGCAGCGCCGGAGGCCAACCGCGCTCCGGGAGAAGAAAAAGTCGAAAAGAAATCGAAAAAGAGAAGACCAAAACGCCGACAGAACAGGAAAAAGAAGCCAACCGGGGGACGCTAA
- the proS gene encoding proline--tRNA ligase, whose protein sequence is MARNITPREQDYSQWYLDIIKVAELADYAPVRGCMVIRPTGYALWEEIQQKFDAAFKGTGHTNAYFPVLIPASFLTKEAEHVEGFAPECAVVTEAGGEKLEEPLVVRPTSETVIGYMYSKWIQSWRDLPLLINQWANVMRWEKRPRLFLRTSEFLWQEGHTAHATSEEAVQETERMLEVYRRIMTDDLALPVVEGVKSAGERFPGALETYTCETMVSDTKAVQAGTSHFLGQNFSKAFNIQFQAQDETMQYAWTTSWGVSTRLIGAVIMTHSDADGLIIPPHVAPVKAVVIPISKDEAKSKELAGKAAELAQSLNKVLGGRFVKVDEQFYMRPSDRFFYHLQKGVPLRIELGEKDDAAGTVRLVRRDTGEKLDAAQGELTTVVPQLLEEIQHNLYNRAAAFRDAHTKTVSTYDELKQQVTTGGWAKAFFAGTVADEKAIKEDTGATIRCYPLADAGLRGKCVYTGQENGRMAIFSRSY, encoded by the coding sequence ATGGCTCGCAACATCACACCTCGGGAACAGGACTACTCCCAGTGGTATCTGGACATCATCAAAGTAGCCGAACTGGCCGACTACGCGCCGGTTCGCGGCTGCATGGTCATTCGTCCCACCGGATACGCCCTGTGGGAAGAGATACAGCAGAAGTTCGACGCGGCGTTCAAGGGAACCGGCCACACGAACGCCTACTTCCCGGTTCTTATTCCCGCCTCGTTCCTCACCAAAGAGGCCGAACACGTCGAAGGTTTCGCCCCTGAATGTGCAGTCGTCACCGAGGCCGGCGGCGAAAAGCTCGAAGAGCCGCTCGTCGTTCGTCCCACCTCTGAAACGGTCATCGGCTACATGTACAGCAAGTGGATACAGTCATGGCGCGACCTGCCGCTGCTCATCAACCAGTGGGCCAACGTCATGCGCTGGGAAAAGCGCCCGCGCCTGTTTTTGAGGACGTCAGAATTTCTCTGGCAGGAAGGCCACACCGCTCACGCCACATCGGAAGAAGCCGTTCAAGAAACCGAGAGAATGCTCGAAGTATACCGGCGAATCATGACCGACGACCTCGCCCTGCCGGTTGTCGAAGGAGTCAAGTCCGCCGGCGAGCGGTTCCCCGGCGCTCTCGAAACCTACACTTGTGAGACCATGGTCAGCGACACAAAAGCCGTGCAGGCCGGAACGAGCCACTTCCTTGGACAGAACTTCTCCAAAGCCTTCAACATCCAGTTCCAAGCGCAGGACGAAACCATGCAGTACGCCTGGACGACCAGCTGGGGCGTATCCACCCGGCTCATCGGCGCAGTCATCATGACCCACTCGGACGCCGACGGACTCATCATTCCGCCTCACGTCGCGCCGGTCAAAGCCGTGGTCATCCCCATCTCGAAAGACGAGGCCAAATCGAAAGAGCTGGCGGGAAAAGCCGCCGAACTGGCCCAGAGCCTGAACAAAGTCCTCGGCGGCCGGTTCGTCAAAGTGGACGAACAGTTCTACATGCGCCCAAGCGACCGGTTCTTCTACCACCTCCAAAAAGGCGTCCCACTTCGGATTGAGCTGGGCGAAAAAGACGACGCCGCCGGCACGGTCCGGCTCGTCCGCCGCGACACCGGCGAAAAGCTCGACGCCGCGCAGGGCGAACTGACGACAGTCGTCCCTCAGCTGCTCGAAGAAATTCAGCACAACCTGTACAACCGGGCGGCAGCCTTCCGGGACGCCCATACGAAAACCGTCTCAACATACGACGAACTTAAACAGCAGGTCACGACGGGCGGCTGGGCAAAAGCCTTCTTTGCCGGGACCGTCGCCGACGAAAAGGCCATCAAAGAGGACACCGGCGCCACGATCCGCTGCTATCCGCTGGCCGATGCCGGCCTGCGGGGAAAGTGCGTCTACACCGGACAGGAAAACGGGCGGATGGCCATATTCTCCCGGTCGTACTAA
- a CDS encoding patatin-like phospholipase family protein: MGKSLRHFVSTLCALLTLTLTGTVPAIGAEQTDPPVTVVLALSGGGIKGYAHVGVLKVLEQNNIHVAGIVGTSMGSIIGGLYASGYSADLLAHLIETSNLTQLLVNTKDKAYGRSGMLASGQGVIRPEIHYDKNWKVVGPMGIFSGGQLVEFLARKTDHVATTDFNKLPIPFAAVATDLSTGEKVVLCHGSLSSAMRASSSLPGVFDPWRLEGRWLVDGGLVSNMPVETARELFPGYPVVAVDLTSRLEPDSSLGSVFDVISQTITILTHQNVEAEAKLADVLIHPDVKEYPVLGKTDVREIFARGEEAARAAIPELLRLPRRTPPRRTPSEREIQQYAQNPIVTEVRLTGLEPQVAKVFQDSYTRRWKGKPLNKEAVVETVDTLLKRRDIRSVDYNFSVDEEGGHAVVDLAVNRYPAHRVALSGNASTLAGRGWLTVTSENSDVFLAGDQLELRAYLADNFGLYADYSVADPSESPWEYRLWASRYTIKPRIIPDAENLGDFQRWWRYGGAVLRRFDIDDENVRFEAGVKVDSFKREGLQLGHASRDNGVHDAYFVPFLDFRWNWQNRKDDPTFGLSFDLGLDAPLSIDALLVRAALHGTVQLTKSSKLELTGGYVHGAMNESPLYAAYLGAGDELLSLSSHPIAAQSFLWGRAALVHSMHETFFGDLDLELFGTWADARDTGGKLIARPWELGVALSAPRQILNARLYALYSSEDQWKFGISFGLFNSEPFMPF; encoded by the coding sequence ATGGGCAAAAGCTTACGGCACTTCGTCAGTACGCTGTGCGCGCTTCTGACTCTGACTTTGACGGGAACGGTTCCGGCAATCGGAGCCGAACAGACTGACCCGCCCGTGACGGTTGTGTTGGCTCTGTCCGGCGGGGGGATAAAAGGGTACGCTCATGTGGGCGTGCTCAAGGTACTTGAGCAGAACAACATCCATGTTGCCGGCATTGTGGGAACGAGCATGGGCTCCATCATCGGCGGGCTGTACGCGTCAGGCTACTCGGCCGATCTTCTTGCTCACTTGATCGAAACTTCCAACCTGACCCAGCTTCTCGTCAACACCAAAGATAAAGCGTACGGCCGCAGCGGCATGCTCGCCTCCGGCCAAGGGGTCATCCGGCCGGAAATTCACTACGACAAGAACTGGAAAGTCGTCGGCCCGATGGGAATCTTTTCCGGCGGCCAGCTGGTCGAGTTCCTCGCCCGCAAGACCGACCACGTCGCCACGACGGACTTTAACAAGCTGCCAATCCCGTTCGCCGCTGTGGCAACCGACCTGTCAACCGGTGAAAAGGTCGTCCTGTGTCACGGCAGCCTGTCATCGGCCATGCGCGCGTCCAGCTCCCTGCCCGGCGTCTTCGACCCGTGGCGGCTGGAAGGCCGGTGGCTCGTCGACGGCGGACTCGTGTCCAACATGCCGGTTGAGACGGCGCGGGAACTGTTCCCCGGCTATCCTGTGGTCGCGGTTGACCTGACGAGCAGACTGGAACCTGATTCAAGCCTCGGCAGCGTGTTTGACGTCATTTCCCAGACGATTACCATACTGACCCACCAGAACGTCGAGGCAGAAGCAAAACTTGCCGATGTCCTGATTCACCCGGACGTCAAAGAATATCCCGTCCTTGGCAAGACCGACGTGAGGGAGATATTCGCCCGCGGCGAGGAAGCCGCCCGAGCGGCTATCCCGGAACTGCTTCGCCTGCCGCGTCGGACCCCGCCGCGTCGGACCCCGTCGGAAAGAGAGATTCAGCAGTACGCTCAAAACCCGATCGTGACCGAAGTCCGGCTCACCGGCCTTGAGCCGCAGGTCGCCAAGGTCTTTCAGGACAGCTACACCCGTCGGTGGAAGGGCAAGCCGCTCAACAAGGAAGCCGTGGTCGAGACGGTTGACACCCTGCTCAAGCGCCGGGACATTCGGTCCGTCGACTATAATTTCTCTGTCGACGAAGAAGGGGGGCATGCTGTCGTCGATCTGGCCGTCAACCGCTATCCGGCCCACCGGGTCGCGCTGAGCGGCAACGCCAGCACCCTTGCCGGGCGCGGCTGGCTCACGGTCACATCCGAAAACTCCGACGTTTTCTTGGCTGGCGACCAACTGGAACTGAGGGCCTACTTAGCCGACAACTTCGGCTTGTACGCCGACTACTCAGTGGCCGATCCGAGCGAAAGCCCTTGGGAATACAGGCTTTGGGCCTCGCGGTACACGATTAAGCCCCGGATCATTCCCGACGCCGAAAATCTGGGCGACTTCCAGCGCTGGTGGCGCTACGGCGGCGCAGTGCTCAGACGGTTTGACATCGACGACGAAAACGTGCGCTTTGAGGCCGGCGTCAAAGTCGACTCGTTCAAGCGGGAAGGGCTTCAGCTTGGGCATGCCAGCAGAGACAACGGAGTGCACGACGCCTATTTCGTCCCGTTCCTCGATTTTCGCTGGAACTGGCAGAATCGAAAGGACGACCCAACGTTCGGCCTGTCGTTTGACCTTGGGTTGGACGCCCCGCTGAGCATCGACGCCCTGCTCGTTCGGGCGGCCCTGCACGGCACGGTCCAATTGACAAAGTCGAGCAAACTGGAACTGACCGGCGGGTACGTCCACGGTGCCATGAACGAGTCACCGCTCTACGCGGCCTACCTGGGCGCGGGGGACGAGCTGCTCAGCCTCAGCAGTCATCCTATCGCCGCGCAGTCATTCCTCTGGGGCCGGGCTGCTCTTGTGCACTCGATGCACGAGACGTTCTTCGGCGACCTAGACTTGGAGCTGTTCGGCACGTGGGCCGACGCGAGGGACACCGGCGGAAAACTCATCGCCCGCCCGTGGGAACTTGGCGTTGCCCTGTCCGCGCCCCGTCAAATCCTGAACGCCAGACTGTACGCCCTGTACAGCAGCGAAGATCAGTGGAAATTCGGCATCAGCTTCGGACTGTTTAACTCCGAGCCGTTCATGCCGTTCTAG
- a CDS encoding chloride channel protein has protein sequence MAERRVRLGGELAVMTYAFVKWVVLAVLAGVFVGAGSSGFVWMLRGGEWISELIPQTPRLLLLFVGFSVSTYLIQKYAPDAKGHGTEKVIEAIHEKNAVIDVKVIPVKLAATVVTLSCGGSAGKEGPAAQIGAGIMSVFAQKFKFSEYDRKRLVVCGVSAGFAAIFGTPVAGAVFGIEVLFVGQMFYDVLFPSFISGMVSWLVSGWLGIVHPSYVITSVEAVTPGLIGCVILAGWFFGLVALLNVEIMGAIERAFSKVQAEPIVKALVGALLVALLALIVGNEYLGLGTVTLDSFVAGTAALPKSAFFWKMVFTAITLGCGGSGGVVTPIFFIGASAGAAFASTLGLDVPLFAGLGLVATLAGCANTPIAATFLGIELFGAAMGPLAALASVAAFLTVGHRGIYPSQRLARSKSPLIELSGDVERVDSPIGIFAADRSPVIMKIASFFKSRSNGGKN, from the coding sequence ATGGCAGAGCGGAGAGTGCGGCTGGGCGGCGAGCTGGCCGTCATGACGTATGCGTTCGTCAAGTGGGTTGTCTTGGCTGTGTTGGCCGGCGTTTTTGTCGGAGCTGGTTCGAGCGGTTTTGTCTGGATGCTTCGGGGCGGCGAGTGGATAAGCGAGCTTATCCCTCAGACGCCGCGGCTGCTGCTTCTGTTCGTCGGCTTTTCGGTCAGCACGTACTTGATTCAGAAGTACGCGCCTGACGCGAAGGGCCACGGCACCGAAAAAGTCATTGAGGCGATTCACGAGAAAAACGCCGTCATTGACGTCAAAGTCATTCCGGTCAAGCTGGCGGCCACAGTTGTCACCCTGTCGTGCGGCGGAAGTGCTGGCAAGGAAGGTCCGGCCGCCCAAATTGGCGCCGGTATCATGTCGGTCTTTGCCCAAAAGTTCAAGTTTTCGGAGTACGACCGAAAGCGGCTCGTCGTCTGCGGCGTTTCTGCCGGCTTTGCGGCCATCTTCGGCACGCCTGTCGCCGGGGCCGTCTTCGGTATCGAGGTCCTCTTCGTCGGGCAGATGTTCTACGACGTTCTGTTCCCGTCGTTCATCAGCGGCATGGTGTCCTGGCTCGTCTCGGGCTGGCTGGGAATTGTCCACCCCTCATACGTCATCACCAGCGTTGAGGCGGTCACGCCCGGACTCATCGGCTGCGTCATTTTGGCTGGCTGGTTCTTCGGCCTTGTCGCTCTGCTTAACGTCGAGATTATGGGGGCTATCGAGCGGGCTTTCTCGAAGGTTCAGGCGGAGCCGATTGTGAAAGCCCTTGTCGGTGCGCTGTTGGTCGCCCTACTGGCTCTGATCGTTGGGAACGAGTACTTGGGGCTTGGCACGGTCACCCTCGACTCGTTTGTGGCCGGAACGGCAGCGCTGCCCAAGTCGGCATTCTTCTGGAAAATGGTCTTCACGGCCATCACGTTGGGCTGCGGGGGCTCCGGCGGTGTCGTCACGCCGATCTTTTTCATCGGCGCCTCCGCCGGCGCGGCGTTCGCCTCGACGCTGGGGCTTGATGTGCCGCTTTTTGCCGGGCTGGGGCTTGTAGCTACGCTGGCCGGCTGTGCCAACACGCCGATAGCTGCGACCTTCCTCGGCATTGAACTGTTTGGCGCCGCCATGGGCCCCTTGGCTGCTCTCGCGTCGGTTGCCGCGTTCCTGACCGTCGGACACCGGGGAATTTACCCAAGTCAGCGCCTTGCCAGGTCCAAATCGCCGCTGATTGAGCTGTCCGGTGACGTTGAACGGGTCGATTCGCCTATTGGTATCTTCGCGGCGGATCGGTCGCCCGTCATCATGAAAATCGCCTCGTTTTTCAAGTCCCGTTCCAACGGCGGGAAAAACTAG
- a CDS encoding endonuclease produces MLLAVDPGRDKVGWAAGTDRGELIGSGILLGKSAPAGLKALLAGGPRPADCTVNEGSWPAERPRAVLLGNGTWSDKFRELLLGLGASPVLVDEKNTTLQARSLYWGIHPPRSWRRLIPLSLQTPPRPLDDLAALCILRRYLQSGSEQSVQSSCEGD; encoded by the coding sequence ATGCTCTTAGCCGTTGACCCCGGGCGGGATAAAGTCGGTTGGGCGGCTGGAACGGACCGGGGCGAGCTGATCGGCTCAGGGATTTTGTTGGGAAAATCCGCGCCGGCTGGGCTTAAAGCGCTCTTGGCCGGCGGGCCCCGGCCAGCTGATTGCACTGTTAACGAAGGGAGCTGGCCGGCAGAGCGGCCGCGGGCCGTCCTCCTTGGGAACGGCACCTGGTCGGACAAGTTCCGGGAGCTGCTGCTGGGCCTTGGCGCCTCTCCTGTTTTGGTGGACGAGAAAAACACCACCCTGCAGGCTCGAAGCCTGTACTGGGGTATTCACCCGCCGCGGTCTTGGCGGCGTCTTATCCCGCTATCGCTCCAAACGCCGCCGAGGCCGCTGGACGACTTGGCGGCGCTGTGCATACTGCGCCGGTACCTACAATCGGGATCTGAACAGAGCGTCCAATCATCTTGCGAAGGAGACTAA
- a CDS encoding lysophospholipid acyltransferase family protein, with amino-acid sequence MSDTLKESAEKRRRQRQLNVQWAALQTVRWIVTRLPQGVAVALGAFCGRLARLVCKRQVDDAEVRCVSVLGVGPTIARRIVKRSYANMGRAAVEMLRLPWLVKRITRYADFWGIDNVRRALSDGKGAILLLGHLDNWEIVNAGLAPHFPLWAIGADQRDPRVNELIAELRESTGMTNISKGRGLRGAVSALKRGVLLGALLDQDAKEKGIRLPFLGIEASTPTGAVRLADRFGSPILPVQVVRVSSTKHRVIIYPPVKGSGGEPGTADIAAVTRRCNDIISGWILAHPDQWLLWSYPRWGRPEPEQWRHALSR; translated from the coding sequence ATGAGCGATACCCTAAAAGAGAGTGCTGAAAAACGCCGCCGACAGAGGCAGCTGAACGTTCAGTGGGCGGCGCTTCAAACGGTCCGTTGGATTGTGACGCGGCTCCCGCAGGGCGTCGCCGTCGCGTTGGGCGCGTTTTGCGGGCGGCTGGCTAGGCTTGTCTGCAAAAGGCAGGTCGACGACGCAGAGGTGCGGTGCGTCTCCGTTTTGGGCGTCGGGCCGACGATCGCCCGCCGAATCGTGAAACGCTCTTATGCCAACATGGGACGGGCGGCCGTCGAAATGCTGCGCCTGCCGTGGTTGGTAAAACGGATAACCCGTTATGCCGACTTTTGGGGCATCGACAACGTTCGGCGCGCGCTGTCCGACGGCAAGGGCGCGATTCTTCTTTTGGGCCATTTGGACAATTGGGAGATCGTCAACGCGGGCCTCGCGCCGCATTTCCCCCTCTGGGCTATTGGGGCAGATCAGCGGGATCCGCGGGTCAATGAGCTGATAGCCGAGCTTCGAGAAAGCACCGGCATGACGAATATCTCAAAAGGCCGAGGGCTTCGCGGTGCCGTGAGTGCCTTAAAAAGAGGGGTTCTTTTAGGAGCTTTGCTGGATCAGGACGCCAAGGAGAAGGGAATAAGACTGCCGTTTTTGGGCATTGAAGCCAGCACGCCCACCGGTGCGGTGCGGCTAGCTGACCGGTTTGGTTCTCCGATTTTGCCGGTTCAGGTCGTGCGCGTCTCATCGACAAAACATCGGGTGATCATATACCCGCCGGTGAAGGGCAGCGGCGGCGAGCCGGGAACGGCTGACATTGCCGCCGTGACCCGGCGGTGCAACGACATTATTTCAGGCTGGATCCTCGCTCACCCGGATCAATGGCTGCTGTGGTCGTATCCGAGGTGGGGACGGCCGGAGCCGGAGCAGTGGCGTCATGCTCTTAGCCGTTGA
- the gpmA gene encoding 2,3-diphosphoglycerate-dependent phosphoglycerate mutase: protein MTYKIVFLRHGQSAWNLENRFTGWTDVGLTEQGEAEARQAGDLMKAEGLNFDEAHTSLLSRAIKTLWLALENMTLMWLPVFKTWRLNERHYGALQGYNKAEMAAQVGEAQVKLWRRSYDVPPPALEDGDSRLPGSDRRYASLSPEELPRTECLKDTVARVLPYWNDVLVPAVRAGKSLLVVAHGNSLRALVKHLDGISDQDIISLNIPTGVPLVYELDSSMRPISHRYLGDPEQVAAAAAAVANQGKAR from the coding sequence ATGACGTACAAAATCGTCTTTCTGCGGCACGGGCAGAGCGCTTGGAATCTTGAGAACCGCTTTACCGGCTGGACGGACGTGGGACTGACGGAGCAGGGCGAGGCGGAAGCTCGCCAGGCCGGCGACCTGATGAAGGCCGAGGGGCTGAACTTTGACGAGGCGCACACGTCGCTTCTCAGCCGGGCGATCAAAACCCTCTGGCTGGCGCTGGAAAACATGACCCTGATGTGGCTGCCGGTCTTTAAAACATGGCGGCTGAACGAGCGGCACTACGGCGCTCTGCAGGGGTACAACAAGGCTGAAATGGCCGCTCAGGTGGGCGAGGCGCAGGTCAAGTTGTGGCGGAGAAGTTACGACGTCCCGCCTCCGGCGCTGGAGGACGGCGACAGCCGTCTGCCGGGAAGCGACCGCCGGTACGCCTCGCTGTCCCCCGAGGAGCTGCCGAGAACCGAGTGCCTAAAGGACACAGTGGCCCGCGTCCTGCCGTACTGGAACGACGTTCTCGTCCCGGCGGTTCGGGCGGGCAAAAGCCTGTTGGTCGTCGCTCACGGCAACAGCCTTCGGGCGCTCGTTAAACACCTTGACGGGATCAGTGATCAGGACATTATTTCGCTCAACATTCCGACGGGCGTTCCGCTCGTTTACGAGCTTGACAGCTCGATGCGCCCGATTTCCCACAGATACTTAGGCGACCCGGAGCAGGTAGCAGCCGCCGCGGCCGCTGTGGCGAACCAGGGCAAAGCCCGATGA
- a CDS encoding potassium-transporting ATPase subunit C has product MRRGSWDLVDEFFPAGFKERFSSLKRAVVSLSGGVDSSCVLTLLAGLMPEGSLWAVNFRSFFHFPDEQERCVKMCSDFGVPLLSLPGPELTSDEVRQNVPRRCALCKSLRLERLQAEAQELGAVIVDGTNADDLKDKTRLGNEALARCTNLFSPLAEGGLTKARVRELSRRLEIPWADEPATACLATRFPRETALDPAECRRAGKAERALAAQGIRARLRAYRSTVCVELYPPIDWGHFRPDVILKTLRAAGYTRVTVDLEGYQTGRGWLD; this is encoded by the coding sequence TTGAGGCGCGGCAGCTGGGACCTAGTGGACGAGTTTTTCCCCGCTGGGTTCAAGGAGCGGTTTTCTTCGCTCAAGCGGGCGGTCGTGTCGCTTTCCGGCGGGGTAGACAGCTCCTGCGTTCTGACTTTGCTGGCCGGGCTGATGCCGGAAGGCTCGCTCTGGGCGGTTAATTTCAGGTCGTTTTTTCACTTCCCCGACGAGCAGGAGCGGTGCGTCAAGATGTGTTCCGATTTCGGCGTGCCGCTGTTGTCACTGCCCGGGCCGGAGCTGACGAGCGACGAAGTGAGGCAAAACGTGCCACGGCGGTGTGCTCTCTGCAAGTCCCTGCGGCTGGAGCGGCTTCAGGCTGAGGCTCAGGAGCTCGGCGCGGTGATCGTCGACGGGACAAACGCCGACGACCTGAAGGATAAAACGCGGCTGGGCAACGAAGCCCTAGCTCGCTGCACGAACCTGTTCAGCCCTCTGGCGGAAGGCGGGCTGACGAAAGCCCGAGTGCGCGAGCTGTCCCGTCGGCTTGAAATTCCGTGGGCCGATGAGCCGGCAACCGCCTGTTTGGCCACTCGTTTTCCCCGGGAAACGGCGCTTGATCCGGCGGAGTGCCGCCGGGCAGGCAAGGCTGAGCGGGCTTTGGCCGCTCAGGGAATACGTGCCCGGCTGAGGGCGTACCGTTCCACCGTCTGTGTGGAGCTGTATCCGCCGATCGACTGGGGACATTTTCGGCCTGATGTCATTCTAAAAACGCTCCGGGCGGCGGGGTACACTCGGGTAACCGTCGATCTGGAGGGGTACCAGACCGGCCGCGGCTGGCTTGACTAA
- the larB gene encoding nickel pincer cofactor biosynthesis protein LarB: MNERILSELVDGLLSGAVSRNDFIEQMKTAPVRELGDVRLDVHRLLRRGFGEIIYSQSKSDEQLQKIAQAVKDGAEPCLFSRLCERQASLVRAVCPDLEYCQEARLGGLRRPKARYGGVTVISAGSSDVPVAEEAAMTAEYLECQVTRLYDVGVAGIHRLLSHASVLAESRAIVVVAGMEGALPSVVAGLSGCPVWGVPTSVGYGANLGGLTALLSMVNSCATGLSVVNIDNGLGAGVCAALSVRQASR; the protein is encoded by the coding sequence GTGAACGAGCGGATTTTAAGCGAGCTGGTGGACGGTCTGCTTTCGGGCGCCGTGAGCCGGAACGACTTTATAGAACAGATGAAAACTGCCCCGGTGCGTGAGCTTGGCGACGTCAGGCTTGACGTTCACAGGTTGCTGCGGCGTGGGTTCGGCGAGATTATTTACAGCCAGTCCAAGAGCGACGAGCAGCTGCAGAAGATCGCGCAGGCCGTGAAGGACGGGGCTGAACCGTGTCTTTTTTCGCGTCTCTGCGAGCGCCAAGCGTCTCTCGTCCGGGCCGTTTGTCCCGATCTGGAGTACTGTCAGGAGGCCCGGTTGGGCGGCCTGCGTCGGCCCAAAGCCAGATACGGCGGCGTGACGGTGATTTCCGCCGGCTCAAGCGATGTGCCTGTTGCCGAGGAAGCGGCGATGACGGCCGAATACTTGGAGTGTCAGGTGACCCGGCTGTACGACGTGGGCGTGGCGGGGATTCACCGGCTTCTGTCCCACGCGTCAGTGCTTGCCGAGTCTCGGGCTATTGTTGTCGTGGCCGGCATGGAAGGCGCGCTGCCCAGCGTGGTCGCCGGGCTGTCGGGCTGTCCCGTCTGGGGCGTGCCGACGAGCGTCGGATACGGGGCCAACCTTGGCGGGCTGACGGCTCTGCTTTCGATGGTTAATTCGTGCGCCACCGGCCTTTCGGTCGTCAATATCGACAACGGGCTGGGCGCGGGCGTCTGCGCGGCGCTGTCGGTCAGGCAGGCGTCCCGTTGA